A single genomic interval of Cydia splendana chromosome 10, ilCydSple1.2, whole genome shotgun sequence harbors:
- the LOC134794257 gene encoding protein DPCD has translation MKRKSRLIEVSEDSGCNSFEKRIRGIFNSTDKSKMHRNTIWYKSLLGAEKSCLKQDKIKKIHYKFEDDKEMVEEYNVDTQVLLRRAWKVKGKLGGEGKWDVEIGDPIPDATPHIEAAELVESNDQPIVSRRNTRVNLEWRIRNLPYPIETYSVSANNEEKCIIVRTTNKKYFKKLQVPELMRLNIPFEQANIQFSHQFNTLIIVYKKPQQLLDLDKDWYEELKKVKAVKDIPNECQTQ, from the exons ATGAAAAGAAAATCTCGTTTGATCGAAGTATCCGAAGATTCCGGTTGCAACAGTTTTGAAAAGAGAATAAGAGGTATTTTCAATAGCACAGATAAGTCCAAAATGCACAGAAACACTATTTGGTACAAGTCTCTTCTCGGGGCTGAGAAAAGCTGCTTAAAACAGGATAAGATAAAAAAGATCCATTATAAGTTTGAAGATGACAAGGAAATGGTAGAGGAATATAACGTAGACACTCAGGTTTTGCTCAGAAGAGCTTGGAAGGTAAAAGGCAAGCTTGGCGGTGAGGGCAAGTGGGATGTGGAAATAGGAGACCCAATTCCTGATGCTACGCCTCATATAGAAGCTGCTGAACTCGTTGAAAGTAATGATCAG ccAATTGTTTCAAGACGCAACACTAGAGTCAATCTAGAATGGAGGATTAGGAACCTCCCATACCCCATTGAGACTTACTCCGTTAGTGCCAACAATGAGGAGAAATGTATCATAGTTCGGACAACCAATAAGAAGTATTTCAAGAAGCTACAAGTACCTGAATTGATGAGGTTGAATATACCTTTTGAACAGGCTAACATACAATTTAGTCATCAATTTAACACACTTATCATTGTG TATAAGAAGCCTCAACAACTTTTGGATTTGGATAAGGACTGGTATGAAGAACTAAAAAAGGTAAAGGCAGTGAAAGACATACCCAATGAATGCCAAACACAATAA